CTCGCCACAATTCGCCAGAATCAATCAACACTCGCCAATATTCGCCAGGATCACCAACTTCTCAACGCTTTTCACCATTTACTCTCAGCACGTGTCACGATTAATCATTATCACCCATTTCTCGGCACGATTCACCAGGATAATCTTATACTGGCCACTAATATCACCAGGACCACACAAAATTCGCCACGATTCGCCAGGATCACTCAACACTCGCCACTACTCACCAGGATCACCCACTACTCGCCATGGTTCTTACGGATCACCAACTACTCGCCACGATTCGCCAGGATCACTCAACACTCGCCACTACTCACCAGGATTACCCACTACTCGCCTTTATTCTTAAGGATCACCAACTACTCGCCCCGATTCGCCAGGATCACTCAACACTCGCCACTTTTCGCCAGGATCCCCACTTCTCGCCTTGGTTCTCAAGGATCACCAACTACTCGCCCCAACTCGCCAGGATCACTCAACACTCGCCACTATTCACCAGGATCACCCACTTCTCGCCATGGTTTTCCAGGATCACCAACTACTCGCCACAATTCACCAGGATCACTCGACACTCCATTTTAAGTCCTACAATGCATTATCATATCTTGGGTCAagcaaattgatgtttcgttcGACAGATTGTTCGCACTTGTTTTTCcaaaattgcaaaaaaggtacaatgatgtattattagtattaaaacgttggggtggggtgggggcgGGGTGGCGGGTAATTGTACAACAGTCATTTATTATGCGTTCCAATTACAGTATTACTAGCAGCAGTTTCAGTAGCAGTTGTAGAAGTAGCACCAGTATAAAGGTAAATTGCCCATGTAGGATATAAGtgtaaataaaagtgtttcaCAATACAGTAATATTTATCGCAAGCATCCTTCTTTTTTGGGTCCTTAATTGtatttctttctcttgtttaaagaatattttttaaaaacaacaacaagaaatgACTTTTGTATTGATACTTGATCGTTCCTTTGATATTAATTGgatttccatttttttgtaataagtatataggctatttatttttacttgtatgtattgtgtgattgaCTATTTCATGATTAAGTTGAGAACCGTGACCGTGTGTTGCTaatctttgaataaaataaacgtgtttggacattttaattgtaatatgCCATCACTCATTCCACATGATTATTGGTCGCACAATGGTTGATCTTTCCGCGAAATTTTAACAGATACAATATGTTTTCTAATTACTCGTATATAACTATACCACTTTTAAAAATCACTGTGGGAAAACCCGCCTTTATTTTCTCTACCGATGAAGTGATGTttagtattatatttatatctgaTTCGgcaactttaaaatacaaagtataaaacgtaaaattacaaaaaaaaaatgtctgtagTTCTTGTATTTTGTGTTGTCTGCCGCATACCATACAATTGGCCGATTGtaattacaattttaatgtacaaaactgttgtctgtcactttaaaaaacaacaaacaacactGTTGTCTGTTTCGAGCGATATACGGaagtaatgaaaaataactaaaattaGATAAAGAAGTAATAGAAAATCGTCATTCTCCTGTGACATTCAATGTCCATTGTCAATTTCCAACCGATTTTAAAGAAGCTCAAGAAAAATATCAGGTAAACATTGAATGCAATAATAATTTTGTAGGGAGTCGAGCCTTTTTCTGCTCATCTCATAGGTCAGAATGACCAATTCCCAATGCCAAATAAgtatattttcccaatttcaaGAAAACCCTCCCAATGAGATGAAACTGCTGTCATGAGAAGCCTGGCTCACCCCCACCCTTATTGCAGGCGTGAGATACACTAATACGGACAGCGGGAGCAAATGATTTGGAAATTTGTTCATCCATAATCAGTACTTTTCAGTGACATTCATGGTTAAATATACTAATTTCACAGATTTATGTTGCCAAAAATGAtggttttgttgattttttttattctcaatATCGGCACTTATTACCGAAATATCTCAATTTATGCAGGTACTTGAtcctaaatttaaaaaacaaaaggcTTGAAATTTCTTCCCAAATTTGTAGATTTTACGACGCAAATTTTCCAAATGGTCAAGtgtattttttccaaaatggaCAGAAAATGCCCTGTAAGTTGACAGTTGTCAAATCTTAGCAAATCATACTCCGGTCTGCAGGTCAAAAGTAAACCTGAGGGGAAAAGTGTACCCTGTGTTGATATTGAatcaatttcaaactttaaataatgatcataTTTCCGACTAAGGTCTGAATGGCATTGCATGGAGAAAGTAGGACACATTGCAGCTTAATGCCAGATGCTAAAGGGTTCATACTCAACTAAaaattttccaaatatataaatgaatactgGGTAGTTACAAATGGTGCGAAATACATGTGTACAAGAAGTTGGATAAAGgtcataatgttatttaaagtgGCTGCAGGAATTATACTTGGCCAAGGATTACTTAACTGGTGTTCGAAGAAAGCAACATGAGTGCTAGGATGTGCCTAGAAGCTTAATGGAGGGAGGAtggtacagtcgaaccccattggctcaaactcacttggctcgaattccccaTTAGCTTGAACTAGATATTATTTCTTAATACTGAGGGTAAACAATCCGCTAGGCTcaaatttttcgaggctcgaggtattttcgccagtccctgggatttcgagccaatggggtttgactgtataagGTGTGGTTAGGAACCAACTGCCCAGTTAGTTCAGTTGGTGCTCAGTCAAATAAAGCATGTGCTATTGCCACAACTGTACACTTTTCCTCTCAGGTTTTCTTTAATCATATTGGTTGTCATTAAGCCAAAAAAATATCTGATATCAATATAGGTAcatactaaataaatatttttttactgaatgGATAATTACAGCTGTGGGATATACTTTCTTTGATGATTGTTTTAGATTCCAACATGTGAGTACTAGTTATATGttgctttgaaaattgttaatacATCCTGAAAGAACGAATGATTATATGTTACTGTTATTCAATGTTTTGCTCTAACTTTTAGACATGTTTAATGGGTGTCAAATTGTGCTGGACCTGACCACTGCTGTCAAGTTCAAAGAGAAGACAAAACTGAGAAAGGACATCACTTCCAATGGAGGAATTGTTTCCTTCATTGTCACTAAGAAGGTAAACCATCTCTTGTTCTGTTGTCAGTTATGCTTGTTTAACAGGCTGTATGCTGCCATTATAGGGCATCAAACCCAGGAACCTTGCTTTTCCAATTAATCTAGCCCTGGTAACTCAGATACTCTCTCATCTATGTAATACCATATTGTAACAATTGTATTGGCTGTACATGTTTGTAGTTCTTTTATCTGATGTGAGTTCTGACCTCACATGTTTTTAAGACTTAGAtgattttaaaaactttaaatgattttaaaacatgtatatgtattttagaGTACCCATGTGGTATGCACCGACTCATGTATTTCAGAGTACTCATGTGGTATGCAATGACTTATGTATTTCAGAGTACTCATGTGGTATGCAATGACTCATGTATTTCAGAGTACTCATGTGGTATGCAATGACTCATGTATTTCAGAGTACCCATGTGGTATGCAATGACTCATGTATTTCAGAGTACTCATGTGGTATGCAATGACTCAGGCAAGGCTACAGACTCGTACAAGTGTCGTATGGGTGTGAAGTATGGGATCCCTGTTGTGTCCCCCCAGTGGGTGCATGCATGTCTAGAGGCAGGCAAGCTACAGAACACTGACAACTTTCTCATGTTAGGCGAGTCAAAGGCTGATGGCCTTAAAGAAGGAAAGATATCAGGTAGGTTTGTGCATAGTTTTGTGTATACCTTATCTTGTGGTTATTTAGGGGACAGTATACAGTTATTTCATGGTTATTTGGGTAACAGTCGAAACTGTTGTCCCCAGGTGGAGGGCATGACATATGAATATATGCCCAATGCCAGTTCATAATACCATCATGACACCAAGGGATAACAGTTTTGACTATTGccaaaaataactgttttattacttgatcaaaatttaaaaaaatcaaataagcaTTAATTATATGCattctaaaaaataaagtttggaaATTCCAATGATGTCATAGTGCGTGAGggaaacatttcaaatatcacCGCTTTGATACCTGTTTGTGATGCTTTACAAACTATTGAAGTCAATTTTGCACcttatttaattcattataatCTGTCTACACTGTATGTTATAGATAAGTCAACCCTTTAGTTAAGGTATGTCAGTGTTTAAGCTTATAGTTTTTAAAGATGCTTTTAGGGTTGGTTAGAGTTGAGATGTAGGATGGTACAAGTCAGTGTAAGCCTGAccggtttaaataaaaataaatatgctcTTGGTGGGCCTCAAAATACCCCTTTTAGGCATACCCTGGGACTATCTCAAAACTGCTGTGTTACAGAGAGGATTAGATATGTTAGATGGGACATGTCAGTGTGAGTCTGGCTGGTTTAAATCTCCAGTGAGTTCTTATTTAAGTTTCCACTGACTGTGTCAAGGTGGTCAAAACGATATTATGTGTTTATCATTATGTGACATTTGGTGTCCCTTGTTTTGGTCTTGAACCTTATCTTGGCAATATTTTAGGCTGCTGGGCTTGTTGGTACTTGGgtagttttaaatgataaaatgtcaGGGTTTGTTTTTACGCATTACTGGCAagtactttttatttatatccatattttgGTGTGAGACTAAAACAGTTATATTAATGAAAGTATAGTAAACAACATTCAATATTACATTAAACAACTAAAACTGTAATAATTGAAagtatagtaaataacatttaatattacattatacAAATTTTTTTGCCAAAATCTATCTGACATATTTCGATTTGTTTTACTACATCATCCATGTGTTAACGTTTTCCAGCTACAAGATATCAgaagaaggagaagaagaaggAGTTTAAGTCAGTTGTCAACGTTCACGGGATCAAGGCCTGGAGGGTTGAGGATAAGAACACGCCCTCGTATACAGATGACTATCAAGTGGCCAAGTTTGCCATGTTCAAAGGAGAGGTAACAAAATATGGCAGCAGGCCCTGAaaagtattattatatattcttGTCACAtccatttgtaaaataatgtataccGGTATAAAAGATGTGACATTGGCTGAATGGAATAATTCTCAGAAACAAGTTGAATGTGAAAGCAACCATTTTAGAAATGAGATACATTGGCAGAGATGTTGTGTTGTCAAGGCTTTTGTGAAAACTTGAGTTTCTCTCTCCTTCAACAGAAGACAGTTAAGAGTAAGATGCAGGCAACGTTTGCTGTCCTGGAGGTTCATGTTGATGAGGGTTTCCTGGCAGGTAACTCTACACACGAGTACAAGTACAGAGTATTCTCCCATAGCGGCCTGGTGCACACAGTCGAGGTAGGACTTGCTTTAAACTAATTTCTATAAGATTATTCTGATGATAGCTTACAGCTAATACAATTATTGTTGAATCTGTTCTTGGATAATCATCAGTTTTGGTCCTAATTTATAATCTCAAGTCCCCTTAACAGGCTTAAGCTAAGATCACTACAGTATTTTTGTATAGTATAAACTGTGTCATTTTCTTGCTTTaaagtattttgatattttttaaggaaatattttcattaatttaaggGTTTTCCTGATCGACTGTGttaaatttcttaaatgtttttaagcaagagagaattaataaaatatgatactTGATCATTACGTAAAATTATTTCGAGATATTGGGTCCATTTTGAGTGACATAAATAATTATGCTCCTGGTGAAACTCAAAACACCCGTTTTAGGCATACCCTGGGACTACCTTACCTTTCTAAGCTTATATCTCAGAACTGCTGTGTTACAGAGAGGAGGTACAGGAGAGATGGAGGCCCGGTATTGTGGCAGTGTGGAGCAGGCCCTGGCAGTGTACAGTCACCTTTACGAGGAACAAGAGCGGGGCCTCATGGTACACACATACCAACCACCCACAAGCAACGCTGGATCCATGAAGTTCAGACATGTAAGTACATTTACTTGTCAACACCTTCATGTGTATTTGGTGACcacttcattttattattaaaaatagataTCAGTCCATACATAAAGCTTCTtgacattgtaaaattaaattgttcagTTAAATACATTGTCCACTGAAATACTGTCTTAAATACattctggattttttttatccagATCAGTCTTATAATCACCAAGTCTGCACTAGTAGGTTATGTATATGGAACCATCCAAACGTTACCAGTTCATCATTTGTGGCATAACAACGCAggattgttttttcatttttgagttgatttttaacataaattgaaatgattATGGCAATGATATACTTATTAACATGTCAATTAAATTTTTTGTGGcctttaacaataacaagataagcaattttcaattttcaagtacagtcgaaacttgatggctcgatattctagggaacggccaaaatacttcgagcctcgagaatatcgagccaaacGGGATTgcttaaacaatgttatttttttgtattcgttacaaaaagtctGGTTTACCttgtttgttattggctacaCTATCTCCACaagagaagagtatttattggacatAGTGCAGTTCGTAACATAACTTATtcgatattttgaaaatatcatttgatttttttttattatcattaaaatacattaatgcacaaaaaacacaatttttttttttaaacattgagtaacacaaacatagcttataaGTTATACCAAAGAGCATTGACATTTTTACATGGATAATaattagagacagaacttaaagtgatggcctgtttattcaaacagttcagttaaaccatttaagtttgataataattatattaaaatccaGCAATTTTTATCGgttagcgccttgtgctaaatgaagccaagcaaacaattcaaggtgtgagattcttaCCTGAACCCgggaaaatgacatcgacccaagcaaagtgtgaaattcttactcaggaccgcgaaaatgacatcgagcgtggagaaatatcgaccctcaagatatcgagccatctgATCGAATTTTCTATAAACAGAGTAATAAAAAATTGCTCTGTTTAAactggttcgagccaacgaggataatCGAGCCataagatatcgagccaacgagtttcgactgtatatcatTCGCAATCCAAACATTTCGGAAGATGTTGTGTTCATAAGATGATAATCAATATTGCCAAGGAAGgctgttcatttaaggaatggaattTTGCAGGGTGTAAATAATTTACTATAAGGCCACTTATATCACTGGAAAGTCAATAATGGAGACTCCCATTACCTTGAGTTGGtaaatctatttaaatatttcaaaagacccataaaattgaaatatttgtaaaaaaaatttaatgaaatataacagGATTTTCATTTCCAACCTTGATACAGGGGAATGGCTTGTATGCCCAGACATCACTTTTATTGTTGGTAATTGCTTAAGATGTACTTGCG
The DNA window shown above is from Mya arenaria isolate MELC-2E11 chromosome 6, ASM2691426v1 and carries:
- the LOC128236805 gene encoding protein SON-like, with product MVRKDHQLLATIRLDHSTLATIYQDHPLLALVLKDHQLLAPVRHDHSTLATFHQDHLLFALILKDHQLLATIRQNQSTLANIRQDHQLLNAFHHLLSARVTINHYHPFLGTIHQDNLILATNITRTTQNSPRFARITQHSPLLTRITHYSPWFLRITNYSPRFARITQHSPLLTRITHYSPLFLRITNYSPRFARITQHSPLFARIPTSRLGSQGSPTTRPNSPGSLNTRHYSPGSPTSRHGFPGSPTTRHNSPGSLDTPF